One segment of Triticum aestivum cultivar Chinese Spring chromosome 2A, IWGSC CS RefSeq v2.1, whole genome shotgun sequence DNA contains the following:
- the LOC123189104 gene encoding protein PYRICULARIA ORYZAE RESISTANCE 21, whose protein sequence is MSILVITVDLQCCRCKKKIKNVLECLKEDYCIEKIEYEDKDNRVIVRGKFDADKLCKKIWCKACKAVKEIEIVKQWPPPPPPPPPCPDKPKKPPCACTCPPPPDPPKPCTCTCPPPPEPPKPCPCHPKPCPPAPEHKPCKPEPKPCPSEPKPCKPEAKPCPAEHKPCKPEAKPTYKFVPYPYPVPYPMQCQSSPWNCPPQQCHCCPAEKPPAPPPPPPPPPPDPPKPEPCKCSQSQHPSHGGCGCGKPPANCWPPPTWPPQQPCFMPPPWFTEENPSDACSIM, encoded by the exons ATGAGTATACTGGTGATTACGGTAGACCTGCAATGCTGCCGCTGCAAGAAGAAGATCAAGAATGTCCTCGAGTGTCTCAAAG AGGATTACTGCATCGAGAAGATTGAGTACGAGGACAAGGACAACAGGGTGATCGTCCGTGGGAAATTCGACGCGGACAAGCTCTGCAAAAAGATCTGGTGCAAGGCCTGCAAGGCCGTCAAGGAGATCGAGATCGTAAAACaatggccgccaccgccgccgccgccgcccccatgccCAGACAAGCCAAAGAAACCACCATGCGCATGCACATGCCCGCCTCCGCCTGACCCGCCAAAACCATGCACATGCACATGCCCGCCTCCGCCCGAGCCGCCAAAACCATGTCCATGTCACCCGAAGCCATGCCCGCCGGCTCCTGAGCACAAACCATGCAAACCTGAGCCCAAACCATGCCCGTCTGAGCCCAAACCATGCAAACCTGAGGCCAAACCATGCCCGGCTGAGCACAAACCATGCAAACCTGAGGCCAAACCAACATACAAGTTCGTGCCATACCCGTACCCGGTGCCGTACCCTATGCAGTGCCAGAGCTCGCCGTGGAACTGCCCTCCGCAGCAGTGTCACTGCTGCCCTGCCGAAAAGCCAccggccccgccgccaccgcctcccccaCCGCCGCCGGACCCCCCCAAGCCGGAGCCCTGTAAGTGCTCGCAGTCGCAACACCCCTCTCACGGTGGCTGTGGCTGCGGCAAGCCGCCTGCTAATTGCTGGCCGCCGCCCACCTGGCCGCCGCAGCAACCCTGCTTCATGCCGCCACCATGGTTCACGGAGGAGAACCCATCGGATGCCTGCTCCATCATGTGA